TTTCCGCGTGGGGCCGGCCACCATCGGCTCCGTCTTCACGGCGTCGTCGCTCGGTTCCGTCGGCGCGACCCTGCTCTACCCGCGAGCCGTGCAGCGGTGGGGTCTCCGCCGGGTGCTCGCGGTGGGGGCTGCCCGGTTCGGTGCCGGCCTGGCCCTGGCGGCGGCCGCACCCGGGCCGGGGTGGCTCCTCGCCGGCTTCGGGGTGGCAGGGATGGGGTTTGCGGCACTGGATTCCGGTGTCAACCACCTGTATGTGCTGAT
This region of Bacillota bacterium genomic DNA includes:
- a CDS encoding MFS transporter — protein: MAGQTRTHGSTLAAAAAAAFAYILMGIELGGFGPAISEWMRDFRVGPATIGSVFTASSLGSVGATLLYPRAVQRWGLRRVLAVGAARFGAGLALAAAAPGPGWLLAGFGVAGMGFAALDSGVNHLYVL